Proteins from one Juglans microcarpa x Juglans regia isolate MS1-56 chromosome 1S, Jm3101_v1.0, whole genome shotgun sequence genomic window:
- the LOC121247659 gene encoding acidic leucine-rich nuclear phosphoprotein 32-related protein-like, with product MRYRVSYLMDEIWERAVETALDGQTDHASARTLTLDGAVKCVQGRLPPPSLLERFQNLQHLSIANIGVSSLEQFPRLRSLQKLILSDNRIASGLEFLVEAGLDSLRDLDLSNNRIQYIEDLAPLAPLKLVSLDLYECPVTRVKDYRSRVFGLIKSLKYLDKMDAEENERPESDDEEEDEDDEEDDPGSGEIDGEDRPYGMNNGHSEGMEGVVDVDEDEESDADEEETETARRVSRPNHQANGFRYEHVEGEGADEDGDDGDDDAYNESGEEIDEEGDDDDVVEVHEIEDSDDEEDGVEYDEDEDDEDEEEEVDNDEGDFAELESTGRLTSMEGEIDGHEQGEDDVDEDENGETGEEEHGVEEDLEFEDEEEGEEEEEDYGAGYLVQPVGQAEEGDTGGCVMEPGNEDDDSEEKEEVEDDDDDVQVVPPSSSQLKRKRDEDAEEDDIGQDDEEEDDVVDFSKSSKKHR from the exons ATGAGATATAGGGTTTCGTATTTGATGGACGAGATCTGGGAGCGGGCGGTGGAGACAGCGCTAGACGGCCAAACCGACCACGCCTCGGCTCGAACCCTAACCTTAGACGGCGCCGTTAAGTGCGTCCAAGGTCGGCTGCCCCCTCCGAGTCTCCTTGAAAGGTTCCAGAACCTTCAGCACCTATCTATTGCCAACATCGGCGTTTCGTCCCTCGAGCAGTTCCCTCGCCTCCGAAGCCTCCAGAAGCTCATCCTCTCCGATAATCGGATTGCCAGCGGACTCGAATTCCTAGTCGAAGCTGGCCTCGACTCGCTCCGAGACCTAGACCTCTCCAACAATCGGATTCAATACATCGAGGATCTCGCCCCGCTCGCCCCGCTCAAGCTCGTCTCGCTCGATCTCTATGAGTGCCCCGTTACGCGGGTCAAGGATTATCGatctagggtttttgggttgATCAAATCGTTGAAGTATTTGGATAAGATGGATGCGGAGGAGAACGAGCGGCCCGAGTCTGATGACGAGGAGGAAGACGAAGACGACGAGGAGGATGACCCGGGGAGTGGCGAAATCGACGGCGAGGATCGGCCCTATGGAATGAATAACGGACACAGTGAGGGGATGGAAGGAGTTGTCGACGTTGACGAGGATGAAGAGAGCGATGCCGATGAGGAAGAGACAGAAACGGCGAGGAGAGTGAGCCGGCCAAATCATCAGGCTAATGGGTTTCGGTATGAGCATGTGGAGGGCGAGGGTGCTGATGAGGATGGAGATGACGGCGATGATGATGCATACAATGAGTCAGGGGAGGAAATCGACGAGGAGGGTGACGATGACGACGTGGTCGAGGTGCATGAGATTGAGGACagtgatgatgaggaagatgggGTCGAGTATGATGAGGACgaggatgatgaagatgaagaagaggaagtggaCAATGACGAGGGGGACTTTGCAGAGCTGGAGAGTACGGGGCGGTTGACGAGCATGGAAGGGGAGATTGATGGGCATGAGCAGGGTGAGGATGATGTGGACGAGGATGAAAATGGTGAGACTGGGGAGGAAGAGCATGGTGTTGAAGAAGACTTAGAGTTTGAGGACGAAGAAGAGGGTGAGGAGGAG GAGGAAGACTATGGTGCGGGCTACTTAGTTCAACCAGTGGGGCAGGCTGAAGAAGGTGACACCGGAGGTTGTGTGATGGAACCGGgaaatgaagatgatgattctgaagagaaggaagaagttGAGGACGATGACGATGATGTTCAGGTGGTGCCTCCCTCTTCTTCGCAACTTAAGAGGAAAAGGGATGAAGATGCAGAAGAGGATGACATCGGCCaggacgatgaagaagaagatgatgttgTCGACTTCAGCAAGTCATCAAAGAAGCATCGTTAG